A section of the Saccharopolyspora gregorii genome encodes:
- the egtB gene encoding ergothioneine biosynthesis protein EgtB, giving the protein MRSRVAEELVRTRERSEVLTGSVDDDDLTRQHSPLMSPLVWDLAHIGSQEELWLVRDVGGAEAIRPDIDDLYDAFQHPRRDRPQLPLLGPAEARSYVGEVRTKVLDLLDRTPLEGRRLVEQAFAFGMIVQHEQQHDETMLATHQLRKGPPVLTADDPPAAGAEALPAEVLVPGGPFTMGTSTEPWALDNERPAHPVHVPDFLIDTTPVTNAAYRRFVEGGGYDQPRWWSEEGWAYRQHAELTAPRFWRRDGDGWLRRRFGHVEPLPPDEPVLHVSFHEAEAYARWAGKRLPTEQEWEKAARHDPRTGRSLRYPWGDGDPGPEHANLGQRHLRPAAAGAYPRGAAPCGARQLIGDVWEWTSSDFLPYPGFGAFPYREYSEVFFGPGHKVLRGGSFGTDAAACRGTFRNWDLPIRRQIFSGFRCARTPRPGELG; this is encoded by the coding sequence CTGCGCTCGCGCGTGGCCGAAGAACTCGTCCGCACCCGCGAGCGCAGCGAGGTGCTCACCGGCAGCGTCGACGACGACGACCTGACCCGGCAGCACTCGCCGCTGATGTCGCCGCTGGTCTGGGACCTCGCGCACATCGGCAGCCAGGAGGAGCTGTGGCTGGTGCGCGACGTCGGCGGGGCCGAGGCGATCCGCCCCGACATCGACGACCTCTACGACGCGTTCCAGCACCCGCGCCGCGACCGGCCGCAGCTGCCGCTGCTCGGCCCGGCCGAGGCCCGCTCCTACGTGGGGGAGGTGCGCACCAAGGTGCTCGACCTGCTCGACCGCACCCCGCTGGAGGGCAGGCGGCTGGTGGAGCAGGCGTTCGCCTTCGGCATGATCGTGCAGCACGAGCAGCAGCACGACGAGACGATGCTGGCCACCCACCAGCTGCGGAAGGGCCCGCCGGTGCTCACCGCCGACGACCCGCCCGCGGCCGGGGCGGAGGCGCTCCCGGCGGAGGTCCTGGTGCCGGGCGGGCCGTTCACGATGGGCACCTCCACCGAACCGTGGGCGCTGGACAACGAGCGCCCCGCCCACCCGGTGCACGTGCCGGACTTCCTCATCGACACCACCCCGGTCACCAACGCCGCCTACCGCCGCTTCGTCGAGGGCGGCGGCTACGACCAGCCCCGCTGGTGGAGTGAGGAGGGCTGGGCGTACCGGCAGCACGCGGAGCTCACCGCGCCCCGGTTCTGGCGCCGCGACGGCGACGGCTGGCTGCGCCGCCGCTTCGGGCACGTGGAACCGCTGCCGCCGGACGAACCGGTGCTGCACGTCAGCTTCCACGAGGCCGAGGCCTACGCGCGGTGGGCCGGCAAGCGGCTGCCCACCGAGCAGGAGTGGGAGAAGGCCGCCCGCCACGACCCGCGCACCGGCCGCTCGCTGCGCTACCCGTGGGGCGACGGGGACCCGGGGCCCGAGCACGCGAACCTCGGGCAGCGGCACCTGCGGCCCGCGGCGGCGGGCGCCTATCCGCGCGGTGCCGCGCCGTGCGGAGCGCGCCAGCTCATCGGGGACGTGTGGGAGTGGACCTCCTCGGACTTCCTGCCGTACCCGGGTTTCGGCGCCTTCCCGTACCGGGAGTACTCGGAGGTGTTCTTCGGGCCGGGGCACAAGGTGCTGCGCGGCGGCTCGTTCGGCACCGACGCGGCGGCCTGCCGCGGCACCTTCCGCAACTGGGACCTGCCGATCCGGCGGCAGATCTTCAGCGGTTTCCGCTGCGCGCGCACCCCGCGCCCGGGCGAGCTCGGCTGA
- a CDS encoding nitroreductase family deazaflavin-dependent oxidoreductase — protein MIKVAQWLGRKQWFASAGRKLVPADLAVQRRTGGRIGLARLAGLSSMLLTTTGRRSGLPREVPLLYVPHGDDFLVVGSNWGQASHPAWSANLLAHPEAEVDVISRRVPVRAVLLTGEERERLWHEVVLPFWPAYADYARRAGGRELRVFRLTPR, from the coding sequence ATGATCAAGGTTGCGCAGTGGCTGGGTCGCAAGCAGTGGTTCGCCTCGGCGGGCCGGAAGCTGGTGCCCGCCGACCTCGCCGTGCAGCGGCGCACCGGTGGCCGGATCGGCCTGGCACGGCTGGCCGGGTTGTCCTCGATGCTGCTCACCACCACCGGGCGGCGCAGCGGCCTGCCGCGGGAGGTGCCGCTGCTGTACGTGCCGCACGGCGACGACTTCCTGGTGGTCGGCTCGAACTGGGGCCAGGCGTCGCACCCGGCCTGGTCGGCGAACCTGCTCGCGCACCCGGAGGCCGAGGTGGACGTGATCTCCCGCCGGGTCCCGGTGCGCGCGGTGCTGCTCACCGGCGAGGAGCGGGAACGGCTGTGGCACGAGGTGGTCCTGCCGTTCTGGCCCGCCTACGCGGACTACGCCCGCCGCGCCGGCGGCCGCGAACTGCGCGTCTTCCGCCTCACCCCGCGCTGA
- the egtD gene encoding L-histidine N(alpha)-methyltransferase — MTEPELVVHFTEQDAARELRADVRAGLTDRPKWLPPKWLYDARGSELFERITALPEYYQTRAEHGILGRHAVDVAELTGAGTLVELGSGSSEKTRLLLDALRKTATLRRFVPLDVSESALRQAITAIAVDYPELPVRGIVGDFTTELAAVPAGSGRLVAFLGGTIGNFPPAERARFLVAVRAALRPGEWLLLGTDLVKDPDRLVRAYDDAQGVTAEFDRNVLRVLNRELRAGFDPDAFAHVARWDAEQEWIEMRLRASRAMRVPIEELGLTVELAAGEEIRTEVSAKFRRTRVEGELADAGFELTRWWLDDAGDFALSLATAV; from the coding sequence GTGACCGAACCCGAACTGGTCGTGCACTTCACCGAGCAGGACGCGGCCCGCGAACTGCGCGCCGACGTCCGCGCCGGTCTGACCGACCGGCCGAAGTGGCTGCCGCCGAAGTGGCTCTACGACGCCCGGGGCAGCGAGCTGTTCGAGCGGATCACCGCGCTGCCGGAGTACTACCAGACCCGCGCCGAGCACGGCATCCTCGGCAGGCACGCCGTGGACGTCGCCGAGCTCACCGGGGCGGGCACCCTCGTCGAGCTCGGCTCCGGCTCCTCGGAGAAGACCCGGCTGCTGCTGGACGCGCTGCGCAAGACCGCGACGCTGCGGCGGTTCGTGCCGCTGGACGTCTCGGAGTCCGCGCTGCGCCAGGCGATCACCGCGATCGCCGTGGACTACCCGGAGCTGCCGGTGCGGGGCATCGTCGGCGACTTCACCACCGAGCTCGCCGCGGTGCCCGCGGGCAGCGGGCGGCTGGTGGCGTTCCTCGGCGGCACCATCGGCAACTTCCCGCCCGCCGAGCGCGCCCGGTTCCTCGTCGCGGTGCGCGCCGCGCTGCGGCCGGGGGAGTGGTTGCTGCTGGGCACCGACCTGGTGAAGGACCCGGACCGGCTGGTGCGGGCCTACGACGACGCCCAGGGCGTGACGGCCGAGTTCGACCGCAACGTGCTGCGGGTGCTCAACCGGGAGCTGCGCGCCGGGTTCGACCCGGACGCGTTCGCGCACGTGGCCCGGTGGGACGCCGAGCAGGAGTGGATCGAGATGCGGTTGCGGGCGAGCCGGGCGATGCGGGTGCCGATCGAGGAGCTAGGCCTGACCGTGGAGCTCGCCGCAGGCGAGGAGATCCGCACCGAGGTGTCGGCGAAGTTCCGCCGCACCCGCGTCGAGGGCGAACTCGCCGACGCCGGGTTCGAGCTCACCCGCTGGTGGCTCGACGACGCGGGCGACTTCGCGCTGTCCCTGGCCACCGCGGTCTGA
- the egtA gene encoding ergothioneine biosynthesis glutamate--cysteine ligase EgtA produces the protein MTRMTASIDSPSAAHPPAEVPSSRIRTRAEAEAYVASVCFKHGPPRLLGVELEWTVHHAADPRRPLDAEALIAALGPHAPRSLVPDSPQRPLPNGSALTVEPGGQVEVSSLPSPSLRTLLDTTAADAAHVRSRLADGGLLLGERGTDPWRIPHRLLDVPRYAAMECAFDRIGIGGRLMMCSTAGVQVCLDAGEPHRIAARWAALHALGPVFIAAFANSPQLFGDPTGWASVRTRSLLRTDIPRMRPGPATADPAADWARRVLDTALLCLRRDGTDWRAPGGVTFAEWICGALPWPPTFDDLDYHLSTLFPPVRPRGYFEVRYLDAQHGDDWMLPTAALVALFADESTVDRVLELAVPAGGRWVDAARHGLADPALARTAAAVLELACRELDRLDETPELVEPLADVVPRRLAEAR, from the coding sequence ATGACCCGCATGACCGCTTCGATCGATTCCCCCTCGGCGGCGCACCCGCCCGCCGAGGTCCCCAGCTCCCGCATCCGCACCCGCGCCGAGGCGGAGGCCTACGTGGCCTCGGTCTGCTTCAAGCACGGCCCTCCCCGGCTGCTCGGCGTCGAACTCGAATGGACCGTCCACCACGCGGCCGACCCGCGACGACCGCTCGACGCCGAGGCGCTGATCGCCGCGCTCGGCCCGCACGCCCCGCGCTCCCTGGTCCCGGACAGCCCGCAGCGCCCGCTGCCGAACGGCTCCGCGCTCACCGTCGAACCCGGTGGCCAGGTCGAGGTCTCCAGCCTGCCGTCCCCTTCGCTGCGCACCCTGCTCGACACCACCGCCGCCGACGCCGCGCACGTCCGGAGCCGGCTCGCCGACGGCGGACTGCTGCTCGGCGAGCGCGGCACCGACCCGTGGCGCATCCCGCACCGGCTGCTCGACGTCCCGCGCTACGCGGCGATGGAGTGCGCGTTCGACCGCATCGGCATCGGCGGCCGCCTCATGATGTGCAGCACCGCCGGGGTGCAGGTGTGCCTGGACGCCGGTGAACCGCACCGGATCGCGGCGCGCTGGGCGGCGCTGCACGCGCTCGGACCGGTGTTCATCGCCGCGTTCGCGAACTCCCCGCAGCTGTTCGGCGACCCCACCGGCTGGGCGTCGGTGCGCACCCGCTCGCTGCTGCGCACCGACATCCCGCGGATGCGGCCCGGACCGGCGACGGCCGACCCTGCCGCGGACTGGGCGCGCCGGGTGCTGGACACCGCGCTGCTGTGCCTGCGCCGGGACGGCACCGACTGGCGGGCGCCCGGCGGGGTGACCTTCGCCGAGTGGATCTGCGGCGCGCTGCCGTGGCCACCGACCTTCGACGACCTCGACTACCACCTGAGCACCCTGTTCCCCCCGGTGCGCCCGCGCGGGTACTTCGAGGTCCGCTACCTGGACGCGCAGCACGGCGACGACTGGATGCTGCCCACCGCCGCGCTCGTCGCCCTGTTCGCCGACGAGTCCACCGTGGACCGGGTGCTGGAACTCGCCGTCCCCGCCGGCGGCCGCTGGGTCGACGCCGCTCGGCACGGCCTCGCCGACCCGGCGCTGGCCCGCACCGCGGCGGCCGTGCTGGAGCTGGCCTGCCGCGAGCTCGACCGGCTGGACGAGACCCCGGAACTGGTGGAGCCGCTCGCCGACGTGGTGCCCCGGCGGCTCGCCGAAGCCCGCTGA
- the egtC gene encoding ergothioneine biosynthesis protein EgtC → MCRHLGYLGPPLPLAELLLDPPHSLLQQTWAPRDMRGGGTVNVDGFGAGWYEDGEPARHRRAVPMWTDRSFAELARRQRSGAVLAAVRSATVGMPVSEAACAPFTDGRWLFSHNGVVAGWPESLAKAAADLDVVDLMTLEAPTDSAVLWALLRHRLHRGEDPARAVRAVVGQVVRTRPESRLNLLLTDGSALVASTWGHALSVRRTADSVLLSSEPFGDDARWEPVPDRHLVVARPGSVHVAPLLDEGETP, encoded by the coding sequence ATGTGCAGGCACCTGGGATACCTCGGGCCACCGCTGCCGCTGGCGGAACTGCTGCTGGACCCGCCGCACTCGCTGCTGCAGCAGACGTGGGCGCCGCGGGACATGCGCGGCGGCGGCACCGTCAACGTCGACGGGTTCGGCGCCGGCTGGTACGAGGACGGCGAACCCGCCCGGCACCGGCGCGCCGTTCCGATGTGGACGGACCGCTCGTTCGCCGAGCTCGCCCGCAGGCAGCGCTCCGGCGCGGTGCTGGCGGCGGTGCGCTCGGCCACGGTCGGCATGCCGGTGAGCGAGGCGGCGTGCGCCCCGTTCACCGACGGGCGGTGGCTGTTCAGCCACAACGGCGTCGTCGCGGGCTGGCCCGAGTCGCTGGCGAAGGCCGCGGCCGACCTGGACGTCGTGGACCTGATGACCTTGGAGGCGCCGACGGACTCCGCGGTGCTGTGGGCGCTGCTGCGGCACCGGCTGCACCGCGGCGAGGACCCGGCGCGGGCGGTGCGCGCCGTGGTCGGGCAGGTGGTGCGCACCCGGCCCGAATCGCGGCTGAACCTGCTGCTCACCGACGGTTCCGCGCTGGTCGCCAGCACCTGGGGTCACGCGCTGTCGGTGCGCCGCACCGCCGACTCGGTGCTGCTGTCCTCCGAACCGTTCGGCGACGACGCGCGGTGGGAGCCGGTCCCGGACCGGCACCTGGTCGTCGCCCGGCCCGGATCCGTGCACGTCGCACCACTACTCGACGAGGGGGAAACGCCGTGA
- a CDS encoding TetR/AcrR family transcriptional regulator, protein MPRVSQDHLQARRRQILDGARSCFARNGYEGATVRRLEEATGLSRGAIFHHFKDKESLFLALAEDDAARMADVVAEQGLVQVMRDLLADRTPGGGSEPEAEWLGTRLEVSRRLRTDAEFRARWAQRSEQLTAATKARLQWQRDGGNLRDDVDVDVLTAYLELVLEGLVSHLAMGLPADDLGPVLDVVEESVRRHRGA, encoded by the coding sequence ATGCCCAGGGTCAGTCAGGATCACCTCCAGGCCAGGCGCCGCCAGATCCTCGACGGTGCCCGCAGCTGCTTCGCCCGCAACGGCTACGAAGGCGCCACCGTCCGCAGGCTGGAAGAGGCCACCGGGCTGTCCCGCGGCGCGATCTTCCACCACTTCAAGGACAAGGAATCCCTGTTCCTGGCGCTCGCCGAGGACGACGCCGCCCGGATGGCCGACGTCGTCGCCGAGCAGGGCCTGGTGCAGGTGATGCGCGACCTGCTCGCCGACCGCACCCCCGGCGGCGGCAGCGAACCGGAGGCCGAGTGGCTGGGCACCCGGCTGGAGGTCTCGCGGCGGCTGCGCACCGACGCCGAGTTCCGGGCCCGCTGGGCGCAGCGCTCCGAACAGCTCACCGCCGCCACCAAGGCCCGCCTGCAGTGGCAGCGCGACGGTGGGAACCTGCGCGACGACGTGGACGTGGACGTGCTCACCGCCTACCTCGAACTGGTCCTCGAAGGACTCGTCTCGCACCTGGCGATGGGGCTGCCCGCCGATGATCTGGGCCCCGTGCTCGACGTCGTCGAGGAGAGCGTGCGCCGCCACCGCGGCGCCTGA
- a CDS encoding SAM-dependent methyltransferase: MSDSDYFSIVESTHDVQNPISPAKLREVAEHLEIGAGDRVLDVGAGRGWWAAELAAMGAEVVGLENNEEFVRAARDRAAASGLTDRVRHVHGPALEFEPEPGGYAVATCLGASFALGGFRASMEWMVAALVEHGRFAIGDVHSVDGSSTEELPSLIELVHVAEEFDVEVTGLVSASLDDWDRYESGQWKNAHTWARRNPEHPDRERVLGDSRRFRNDYLTRERGSLGWSVLIGERR, from the coding sequence ATGAGCGACAGCGACTACTTCTCCATCGTCGAATCCACCCACGACGTGCAGAACCCGATCAGCCCAGCGAAGCTCCGCGAGGTCGCCGAACACCTCGAGATCGGCGCCGGTGACCGGGTGCTCGACGTCGGGGCCGGGCGCGGTTGGTGGGCCGCCGAACTCGCCGCGATGGGCGCCGAAGTGGTGGGGCTGGAGAACAACGAGGAGTTCGTGCGGGCCGCGCGGGACCGCGCCGCGGCCTCCGGGCTGACCGACCGGGTGCGGCACGTGCACGGGCCCGCGCTGGAGTTCGAGCCGGAGCCCGGCGGGTACGCGGTCGCGACCTGCCTGGGCGCGAGCTTCGCGCTCGGCGGGTTCCGCGCGTCGATGGAGTGGATGGTCGCGGCGCTGGTGGAGCACGGCCGGTTCGCGATCGGCGACGTGCACTCCGTCGACGGTTCCTCCACCGAGGAGCTGCCGTCGCTGATCGAGCTGGTGCACGTCGCCGAGGAGTTCGACGTGGAGGTCACCGGCCTGGTGTCGGCCTCGCTCGACGACTGGGACCGCTACGAGTCCGGGCAGTGGAAGAACGCCCACACCTGGGCCAGGCGCAACCCCGAGCACCCCGACCGGGAGCGGGTGCTGGGCGACTCGCGCCGGTTCCGCAACGACTACCTGACCCGGGAACGCGGGTCGCTCGGCTGGTCGGTCCTCATCGGCGAACGCCGCTGA
- a CDS encoding FUSC family protein translates to MVSEWWNRFLASDPALRRLRNATRVTLATACAIGAAMGVLVLLHRPVTSGMVAAVVAINSITAVNDPTDRERRRTTLLMPVPAVLSLTLATATASAPVLHVALFLPVVFAATYIRRFGPRYFAFGMVAFMGYFFAMFLRPQLPQLPDLLWAAVCGAGSAFLLRFVVLRDDPRGVLERGRRTLRAQVQGLLHEVRALAQQPEAERHRKRLRHRSVRLNETARMLEGTVAELDGLDEAGRELLRRRILSVELTAENLLNPLMRVLDHPSGGTAVPQAVAGLLAVVRSDASEVRAAARSLADRIERDGVRAAGQPDDGASRPRRRDGSVELAMAIRRLGAALAELTTAYGDLGRVGPRTDDTDDEGTGQRSGDEREPDEDRTDREETGLRRPELRAAVQVTCAAAMAIVLGQLVSPNRWYWAVITAFVVFISANSRGELLVRAWQRTAGTMLGVVAGVLVASRITGDATAELLMILCCVFAAFYLAGVSYAGMTFFITTMLGALYGVLGTFDVNVLGVRLAETAIGASAGVLAATVVLPTRTRRLLRDNTEDFLLRLRDLLRSTGTAVGAGDCGDGLREGVREVDDALHSALSSARPLVAYRMPSRRSALDRSLTVLTGCAYATRNLAAVLPPTVDMLDEDTRDRLAELLWAMAETAASMTAEATQGLREARESAQSWADDLRDLAESLPQDPTSLHRTLATLDRLRGLLDDLAEETGLGSTPERAPA, encoded by the coding sequence GTGGTCAGCGAGTGGTGGAACCGCTTCCTCGCGTCCGACCCGGCGCTGCGCCGGCTGCGCAACGCCACCCGCGTCACGCTGGCCACGGCCTGCGCGATCGGCGCCGCGATGGGCGTGCTGGTGCTGCTGCACCGCCCGGTGACCAGCGGGATGGTCGCCGCGGTGGTGGCGATCAACTCGATCACCGCGGTGAACGACCCCACCGACCGGGAGCGCCGCCGCACCACGCTGCTGATGCCGGTGCCCGCCGTGCTCTCGCTGACCCTGGCCACCGCCACGGCGAGCGCGCCGGTGCTGCACGTGGCGCTGTTCCTGCCCGTGGTGTTCGCGGCGACCTACATCCGGCGGTTCGGCCCGCGGTACTTCGCGTTCGGGATGGTCGCGTTCATGGGGTACTTCTTCGCGATGTTCCTGCGCCCGCAGCTGCCGCAGCTGCCGGACCTGCTGTGGGCCGCGGTGTGCGGGGCGGGCAGCGCGTTCCTCCTGCGGTTCGTGGTGCTGCGCGACGACCCGCGCGGCGTGCTGGAGCGGGGGCGGCGCACGCTGCGCGCCCAGGTGCAGGGCCTGCTGCACGAGGTGCGCGCGCTGGCCCAGCAGCCGGAGGCCGAGCGGCACCGCAAGCGGCTGCGGCACCGCTCGGTGCGGCTCAACGAGACCGCCCGGATGCTGGAGGGCACCGTCGCCGAGCTCGACGGGCTGGACGAGGCGGGCCGGGAACTGCTGCGGCGGCGCATCCTCAGCGTCGAGCTGACCGCGGAGAACCTGCTGAACCCGCTGATGCGGGTGCTCGACCACCCCAGCGGCGGGACGGCGGTGCCGCAGGCGGTGGCCGGCCTGCTGGCCGTGGTGCGCAGCGACGCCTCCGAGGTGCGGGCCGCCGCGCGTTCGCTCGCCGACCGCATCGAACGCGACGGGGTGCGCGCCGCCGGGCAGCCGGACGACGGCGCGTCCCGGCCGCGGCGGCGGGACGGTTCGGTGGAGCTGGCGATGGCGATCCGCAGGCTCGGCGCCGCGCTCGCCGAGCTCACCACCGCGTACGGAGACCTCGGCCGCGTCGGGCCGCGCACCGACGACACCGATGACGAGGGCACCGGGCAGCGCTCCGGCGACGAGCGCGAACCCGACGAGGACCGGACCGACCGCGAGGAGACCGGGCTGCGCCGTCCCGAGCTGCGCGCCGCCGTGCAGGTCACCTGCGCCGCGGCGATGGCGATCGTGCTCGGCCAGCTGGTCTCGCCGAACCGCTGGTACTGGGCGGTGATCACGGCGTTCGTGGTGTTCATCAGCGCCAACAGCCGCGGCGAGCTGCTGGTGCGCGCCTGGCAGCGCACCGCGGGCACGATGCTCGGGGTGGTGGCCGGGGTGCTGGTCGCGTCCCGCATCACCGGTGACGCCACGGCGGAGCTGCTGATGATCCTGTGCTGCGTGTTCGCCGCGTTCTACCTGGCGGGGGTGTCCTACGCCGGGATGACGTTCTTCATCACCACGATGCTCGGGGCGCTCTACGGCGTGCTGGGCACGTTCGACGTGAACGTGCTGGGCGTGCGCCTGGCCGAGACCGCGATCGGTGCGAGCGCGGGCGTGCTGGCGGCGACCGTGGTGCTGCCCACCCGCACCCGGCGGCTGCTGCGGGACAACACCGAGGACTTCCTGCTGCGGCTGCGGGACCTGCTGCGCTCCACCGGCACCGCGGTCGGCGCGGGCGACTGCGGCGACGGCCTGCGCGAAGGTGTCCGCGAGGTCGACGACGCGCTGCACAGCGCGCTCTCCAGCGCCCGGCCGCTGGTGGCCTACCGGATGCCGTCGCGGCGCAGCGCGCTGGACCGGTCCCTCACGGTGCTCACCGGCTGCGCCTACGCCACCCGCAACCTGGCGGCGGTGCTGCCGCCGACCGTGGACATGCTCGACGAGGACACCCGGGACCGGCTGGCCGAGCTGCTGTGGGCGATGGCCGAGACGGCGGCGTCGATGACCGCGGAGGCCACCCAGGGCCTCCGGGAGGCCCGCGAGTCCGCGCAGTCCTGGGCCGACGACCTGCGCGACCTGGCCGAGTCGCTGCCGCAGGACCCGACGTCGCTGCACCGCACGCTCGCCACCCTGGACCGGCTGCGGGGGCTGCTGGACGACCTCGCCGAGGAGAC